One segment of Macrotis lagotis isolate mMagLag1 chromosome 1, bilby.v1.9.chrom.fasta, whole genome shotgun sequence DNA contains the following:
- the NRIP1 gene encoding nuclear receptor-interacting protein 1 encodes MTHGEELGSDMHQDPIVLTYLEGLLMHQATARSAAVVDKKSTGHSGEDQNFKISGNIFPTCQNNGPSLNTNSYQGSGMLHLKKARLLQSSEDWNAAKRRRLSDSIVDLNVKQEALLAGMVENVPKGKQDSTLLASLLQSFSSRLQSVALSQQIRQSLKEQGYSLSHDSLKVEKDLRCYGVASSHLKTLLKKSKSKDQKPDANLSDVTKNLIKDGFMELPHAGQSGAKVINEPLSCAARLQAVASMVEKRSSPATSPKPSVACSQLALLLSSEAHLQQYSREHALKAQNANQVASERLAAMARLQESGQKDLVHFPLSKGLSNHLNGQTRSSSNKPVADKNITAFQSPMGILPSPPRNAEYKSTLERNNLKPAANNSLLLHLLKSQNITKPTSGPDQKERVSIFEESSTPTTIDEYSDNNPSFTEDDSSGDESSHSNNFPIDLSFKHRIEKPESSQPASLDNLTQSLLNTWDPKVPGLSVKEDKDTSKNSKLNPHQKVTLLQLLLGHKNEENLEKTAGSQGSHSNVTKFSAQNIKRTPVIESPSINRATPVSTPPLLASAKADSPINLSQQPLVKHSSPQYVCNIQPKRLMNPASKHLIDLTKSKELQGTNKPNQNDSAQNSTTFSASKLLQNLAQCGMQSCVSIEDQRTSKHLLNVNIDKPVGLIDRLSSPLLTNKPNILEENNKAFSSQSAVPEPGLSGSEIENLLERRTVLQLLLGNPNKSKNEKKERISLRDESCQDHPDKTLSEQILTVKIKSEPCDDSHIFHNVNVHQSQDAISNRFIGVVPTLQRSAAASPASEDFKSEPLSPQDFSFSKNGLLSRLLRQNQEVYPADDLDRSHRNSELTLLESKSLYTVPKKRKLNIEPSESPFKKKMKSHISDGANNHNPATELYGSLLNKQEVKCNRNDLEFKYPACHGSNNEHENRSWSRDSKGFNVLKQLLLSENCVRDLSQHRNNTITDVKKKGNKNNAINSKSEFSISSLNGIMNHSSQLGNCIDNGTFPYPVAVRSPASSPYQCSPEHLGNTVSRQESGQLSVCPIPSEKGPIKWVITGVDKSECEKDSPRLTKTNPILYYMLQKGGTSVSSQEAHDKDIWNESFAKTATQVPVKEELLPAAETKVSFFNLRSPYNSHMGNATSHPHNSNGEVYGLLEKVLTIKKESD; translated from the coding sequence ATGACTCATGGAGAAGAGCTTGGCTCTGATATGCACCAGGATCCTATTGTTTTAACTTACCTAGAGGGATTACTAATGCATCAGGCCACAGCAAGGTCAGCTGCTGTAGTTGACAAAAAGTCTACTGGGCACAGTGGAGAGGATCAAAACTTCAAGATTTCTGGAAATATATTTCCCACCTGTCAAAATAATGGTCCGAGTCTCAACACAAATTCTTATCAGGGATCTGGCATGCTGCATCTCAAAAAAGCAAGATTATTACAGTCTTCTGAGGACTGGAATGCAGCTAAGAGGAGACGCTTGTCTGATTCAATTGTCGATTTAAATGTAAAGCAGGAAGCTTTGCTAGCTGGCATGGTTGAAAATGTGCCTAAAGGCAAACAGGATAGCACATTACTTGCCTCTTTGCTTCAGTCCTTCAGCTCTAGGCTGCAAAGTGTTGCTCTGTCACAACAGATTAGGCAGAGCCTCAAGGAGCAAGGATACTCCCTTAGCCATGATTCTTTAAAAGTGGAGAAAGATTTAAGGTGCTATGGTGTTGcatcaagtcacttaaaaactcttttgaagaaaagtaaaagtaaagatcAAAAGCCTGATGCTAATCTATCTGATGTAACTAAAAATCTAATCAAAGATGGGTTTATGGAATTACCCCACGCTGGACAGAGTGGAGCAAAGGTGATTAACGAACCCTTGTCATGTGCTGCCCGACTCCAGGCTGTTGCAAGCATGGTAGAAAAAAGGTCTAGTCCTGCTACTTCACCTAAGCCTAGTGTTGCTTGTAGCCAGTTAGCATTACTTCTTTCCAGTGAAGCTCATTTGCAGCAATATTCTCGGGAACATGCTTTAAAAGCACAGAATGCAAATCAGGTAGCAAGTGAAAGGCTTGCTGCTATGGCTAGACTACAAGAAAGTGGCCAGAAAGACCTTGTCCATTTTCCATTATCAAAAGGATTGTCAAACCATCTTAATGGTCAAACAAGATCATCATCAAATAAGCCAGTAGCCGACAAAAACATTACAGCTTTCCAAAGTCCAATGGgaatccttccttctcctcccagaAATGCAGAATATAAGAGCACACTggagagaaacaatttaaaaccAGCTGCCAATAATAGTTTGCTTTTGCATCTTCTTAAAAGCCAGAATATAACTAAACCAACTAGTGGACCTGATCAGAAGGAGAGAGTTAGCATTTTTGAGGAGAGCAGTACACCCACAACTATTGATGAATATTCAGATAATAATCCTAGTTTTACAGAAGATGACAGTAGTGGTGATGAAAGTTCTCACTCTAACAACTTTCCAATAGATTTATCTTTCAAACATCGAATTGAAAAACCAGAGTCTAGCCAGCCTGCCTCTCTAGATAATCTTACTCAATCCTTACTAAATACTTGGGATCCAAAAGTACCAGGTCTCAGTGTCAAAGAAGACAAAGACACCTCCAAAAATTCTAAATTGAATCCTCACCAGAAGGTAACACTTCTTCAGCTGTTACTTGGAcataagaatgaagaaaatctagaaaaaacAGCTGGTTCTCAGGGATCACATAGTAATGTGACAAAATTCAGTGCACAAAATATTAAGAGGACTCCTGTAATAGAAAGCCCCAGCATAAATCGAGCTACTCCAGTGAGCACTCCACCATTGCTTGCATCTGCAAAAGCAGATTCACCTATAAACCTTTCTCAACAGCCTCTAGTCAAACACAGTTCACCCCAGTATGTTTGTAATATTCAACCCAAAAGACTAATGAATCCAGCTTCTAAACACTTGATAGACCTCACCAAAAGTAAAGAATTGCAAGGAACTAATAAACCAAACCAAAACGACAGTGCACAAAATTCTACAACTTTCAGTGCCAGCAAGCTGTTACAAAATTTGGCCCAGTGTGGAATGCAGTCTTGTGTGTCCATAGAAGATCAAAGAACAAGCAAACATCTGTTAAATGTAAATATAGATAAACCTGTAGGTTTGATTGATAGACTAAGTAGCCCTCTACTCACAAATAAGCCAAATatacttgaagaaaataataaagcattCAGTAGTCAGTCAGCAGTCCCTGAACCAGGACTTTCTGGttctgaaatagaaaatttgcttGAAAGACGGACAGTTCTTCAGTTACTACTAGGAAACCccaacaaaagtaaaaatgagaagaaggaaagaatttcttTAAGAGATGAAAGTTGCCAAGACCATCCAGATAAAACTTTAAGTGAGCAAATATTAACAGTAAAAATAAAGTCTGAACCTTGTGATGATTCACATATCTTCCATAATGTGAATGTCCATCAGAGCCAAGATGCAATAAGTAACAGATTCATAGGTGTGGTTCCTACTTTGCAGAGAAGTGCAGCTGCTTCACCAGCATCTGAGGACTTCAAATCAGAGCCTCTTTCTCCTCaggacttttctttttcaaagaatggCCTGTTAAGTCGATTATTGAGACAAAATCAGGAGGTTTACCCAGCAGATGATCTGGACCGAAGTCACAGGAATAGTGAACTGACTCTTTTAGAGTCAAAGAGTCTTTACACagttccaaagaaaagaaaacttaataTTGAACCCTCAGaaagtccatttaaaaaaaagatgaaaagtcaTATTTCTGATGGTGCAAACAATCATAATCCTGCTACAGAATTGTATGGGTCTTTACTTAACAAACAAGAAGTGAAATGTAACAGAAATGATCTTGAATTTAAATATCCAGCATGTCATGGTTCAAATAATGAACATGAAAATAGGAGTTGGTCTAGAGATAGTAAAGGCTTTAATGTGTTGAAACAGCTACTTCTCTCAGAAAATTGTGTGAGAGATTTGTCGCAGCATAGGAATAACACTATAACTGatgttaaaaagaaaggaaacaaaaataatgcAATCAATAGCAAATCTGAATTTAGCATttcttctttaaatggaattatgAATCATTCTAGTCAGCTCGGTAATTGTATAGATAATGGGACATTTCCATACCCAGTAGCAGTAAGGAGCCCTGCCAGTTCTCCATACCAGTGCTCTCCTGAGCACTTAGGCAATACAGTGTCCAGACAAGAATCTGGGCAGTTAAGTGTGTGTCCCATTCCAAGTGAAAAGGGTCCCATTAAATGGGTTATTACAGGTGTGGATAAGAGTGAATGTGAAAAAGACTCACCAAGACTGACTAAAACCAACCCAATTCTGTATTACATGCTACAGAAAGGAGGTACTTCTGTTAGCAGTCAAGAAGCACATGACAAGGACATTTGGAATGAGTCATTTGCAAAAACTGCTACACAGGTTCCAGTCAAGGAAGAGTTGCTTCCTGCTGCAGAGACTAaagtttctttctttaatttaagaAGCCCTTACAATAGCCATATGGGGAATGCAACTTCCCACCCACATAATTCAAATGGAGAAGTTTATGGACTCCTGGAAAAAGTACTaactataaaaaaagaatctgattaa